One window from the genome of Cryptococcus deuterogattii R265 chromosome 10, complete sequence encodes:
- a CDS encoding NADH-ubiquinone oxidoreductase 49 kDa subunit mitochondrial: MLRNIRPLLRTVPAPYRSALRPLSTTPKAFAAAAAHGGSPVRAHSVEELHALTAEEILKEGGVRKEAEMRHFTVNFGPQHPAAHGVLRLILELNGEEILRADPHIGLLHRGTEKLIEYKNYTQALPYFDRLDYVSMMTNELCYSIAVERLLNIEVPERAKWIRTLFGEITRVLNHLMAVLTHAMDVGALTPFLWGFEEREKLMEFYERVSGARMHAAYVRPGGVAFDLPHGLLDDIFKWATQFSSRVDEIEEVVTGNRIWKQRTIGIGPVTAQQAVDYSFSGVMLRGSGIPWDIRKVAPYDAYDKVEFDVPVGKNGDCYDRYLCRVQEFRESLRIIGQCLNKIPDGAYKVDDHKIVPPPRASMKESMESLIHHFKIFSEGYTVPPGETYAAIEAPKGEMGVYLVSDGSNRPYKCKIRAPGFAHLAGADFMMRHHFLPDAVAIIGTMDLVFGEVDR; encoded by the exons ATGCTCAGAAACATCCGGCCTCTCCTCCGAACTGTGCCGGCCCCATATCGGTCAGCCCTCAGGCCGCTTTCCACCACACCAAAAGCGTttgctgcagctgcagctcATGGAGGTTCGCCCGTCCGGGCCCACTCTGTAGAAGA GCTCCATGCTTTAACTGCGGAAGAAATcttgaaggaaggaggagtgaGGAAAGAGGCGGAAATGAGACACTTTACAG TCAATTTTGGTCCCCAACATCCTGCCGCGCACGGTGTGCTTCGACTTATCCTCGAACTTAACGGTGAA GAAATCCTTCGTGCCGACCCACACAttggtcttcttcatcgagGTACCGAAAAGCTCATCGAGTACAAGAACTATACACAGGCTTTGCCCTACTTTGACCGACTGGACTATGTTTCTATGA TGACCAACGAGTTGTGTTACTCTATTGCTGTTGAGAGATTGCTCAATATTGAAGTACCGGAGCGAGCCAAGTGGATTAGAACATTGTTTGGAGAAATCACCCGTGTTCTCAACCATCTTATGGCCGTCTTGAC TCACGCGATGGATGTTGGTGCTCTTACTCCCTTCTTGTGGGGTTTCGAGGAGCGTGAAAAGCTCATGGAGTTTTATGAACGAGTATCCGGAGCTCGTATGCACGCTGCCTACGTCCGACCCGGTGGTGTCGCTTTCGATCTCCCGCACGGCTTGCTCGACGATATTTTCAAGTGGGCGACGCAATTCTCCTCTCGAGtagatgagattgaggaggttGTCACTGGAAACAGAATTTGGAAGCAGAGAACGATTGGTATTGGACCTGTGACTGCTCAACAAGCGGTGGACTACAGTTTCTCCGGTGTTATGCTGAGAGGTAGTGGTATTCCTTGGGATATCCGAAAGGTGGCGCCGTATGATGCGTACGACAAGGTGGAGTTTGACGTTCCTGTTGGCAAGAACGGTGACTGCT ATGACCGATACCTCTGCCGAGTGCAAGAATTCCGAGAGTCCCTTCGAATCATCGGACAGTGTCTTAACAAGATCCCTGACGGTGCTTACAAGGTTGACGACCACAAGATTGTCCCTCCCCCTCGAGCTTCCATGAAGGAAAGCATGGAGAGTCTTATCCACCACTTCAAG ATCTTCTCTGAAGGTTACACTGTCCCTCCCGGAGAAACGTACGCTGCTATCGAAGCCCCCAAGGGTGAGATGGGTGTCTACCTCGTTTCCGACGGCTCCAACCGCCCTTACAAGTGCAAGATCCGAGCACCCGGTTTCGCCCACTTGGCCGGAGCGGACTTTATGATGAGGCACCACTTCTTGCCGGACGCGGTCGCTATCATTGGTACTATGGACTTGGTGTTCGGAGAGGTTGACAGGTAG
- a CDS encoding ubiquinol-cytochrome c reductase subunit 9: protein MPGIQDVIYNTFFRRNSVFVATTFIAAFSFSMGFDLATTAFWDSHNRGKQWKDIRHKYVQGAGDEE, encoded by the exons ATGCCCGGCATCCAGGAC GTTATTTACAACACCTTTTTCCGACGAAACTCTGTCTTTGTCGCCACCACTTTCATTgccgccttctccttctccatggGTTTCGACCTCGCCACCACTGCCTTCTGGGACTCCCACAACCGAGGA AAGCAATGGAAGGACATCCGACACAAGTACGTCCAGGGTGCTGGGGACGAGGAATAG
- a CDS encoding protein phosphatase 2 (formerly 2A) regulatory subunit B', translated as MKGLKKAMNLSRTKSSEKSKSPNPPAHKQSAASPGPSSPSVNSPSRQASDAPAFQGGTPITPRRSPINDKTSPAPPLVVISGAPQPPPINSEMPSDPIPHSPHGRYGSPERTLGPDGQPTPPKVGQMNRLRGPKDTIPAVGKTPRKQRSSRFYVTEKVEIEKLPSFADVRPEQRNELFVQKLEQCRVLFDFNDASSDLEGKQIKSQTLHEMLEYITSQRGVITESIYPEVVNMFATNLFRSIPPQVNPTGDAFDPEEDEPVLELAWPHLQIVYEFFLRFVESPDFNTNIGKRYIDQSFVLQLLELFDSEDPRERDFLKTTLHRIYGKFLNLRAFIRRSISHVFFQFVYETERHNGIAELLEILGSIINGFALPLKEEHKTFLTRALIPLHKAKSLALYHPQLAYCVVQFLEKDPALTEEVVLGLLRYWPKVNSPKEVMFLNEVEEILDVIEHNEFIKIMQPLFVQLARCINSAHFQVAERALYYWNNEYIVNLMGEHISIILPIVFPALYQNSKTHWNRTIHGMVYNALKLFMEINQEVFEECQNNYRAQRKAESERAIERYDEWLRLREQAIQNWESTHPSLPLPERLQEPPPPRPEPYEDEPMVDVSVEMTADGFDPGESFTLDRSIGEEMVPVADPEVDKVLPISPTSSSTQVLGQGQAPPSPTPSGGGGGGIASQLKRKSVLPIDAEVMQDLQNHKSLENEANPEP; from the exons ATGAAGGGGCTCAAAAAGGCAATG AACCTTTCCCGCACAAAGTCTAGCGAAAAGTCAAAGTCCCCCAACCCTCCTGCTCATAAACAGTCCGCTGCATCCCCAggcccatcatctccatccgtCAACTCTCCCAGCCGCCAAGCCTCCGATGCCCCCGCTTTCCAGGGCGGCACACCCATCACGCCGCGCAGATCTCCCATAAACGATAAAACCTCGCCAGCACCTCCGCTTGTGGTGATCTCGGGTGCACCGCAACCGCCTCCCATCAACAGCGAAATGCCTTCGGATCCCATTCCCCACAGCCCGCATGGAAGGTATGGTTCTCCCGAAAGAACACTTGGCCCGGATGGACAGCCGACACCACCTAAAGTTGGACAGATGAATAGGTTGAGAGGACCAAAGGATACGATTCCGGCTGTGGGCAAGACACCTCGAAAGCAGAGAAGTAGCAGGTTTTACGTGACGGAAAAGGTTGAGATTGAAAAGTTGCCCAGCTTTGCAG ATGTGAGGCCCGAGCAAAGGAATGAGCTGTTTGTGCAAAAGCTGGAACAATGCCGAGTTCTTTTCGATTTCAACGATGCGAGTAGTGATTTAGAGGGGAAACAGATCAAGTCACAGACGCTTCACGAAATGCTCGAATACATTACGAGTCAAAGAGGCGTCATCACAGAGAGCATTTACCCTGAAGTGGTTAACATG TTTGCAACAAACCTGTTTAGATCCATTCCGCCGCAAGTGAACCCGACGGGCGACGCTTTTGACccagaggaagacgagccTGTGCTTGAACTTGCGTGGCCGCATCTTCAAATCGTTTACGAATTTTTCCTCCGCTTTGTCGAAAGTCCCGACTTCAACACGAACATTGGAAAACGCTATATCGATCAATCGTTTGTTCTCCAGCTTCTCGAGTTGTTTGACAGTGAAGATCCTCGCGAGCGTGATTTCCTCAAAACGACGCTTCACCGAATTTATGGTAAATTCCTGAATCTACGCGCATTCATCCGCCGCTCGATCAGTCACGTCTTTTTCCAATTCGTTTATGAGACGGAACGACATAACGGTATTGCCGAGCTTCTCGAGATCCTGGGCTCGATTATCAATGGTTTCGCGCTCCCCCTGAAAGAGGAACACAAGACCTTTCTCACCCGCGCTCTCATCCCTTTGCACAAGGCCAAATCCCTTGCACTCTATCACCCGCAGCTCGCGTACTGTGTCGTCCAGTTCCTCGAAAAGGACCCTGCGCTCACGGAAGAAGTCGTGTTGGGTCTGTTGAGGTACTGGCCCAAAGTCAATTCGCCCAAGGAAGTCATGTTTCTGaatgaggtggaggagatttTGGACGTGATTGAGCATAATGAGTTTATCAAGATTATGCAGCCGCTGTTTGTGCAGCTGGCGAGGTGTATCAATAGCGCGCATTTCCAGGTGGCGGAACGCGCGCTGTACTATTGGAACAATGAGTATATTGTCAACCTCATGGGGGAACATATCAGTatcatcctccccatcGTATTCCCTGCATTGTATCAAAATTCGAAAACCCATTGGAATAGGACGATCCATGGTATGGTGTATAATGCGCTCAAGTTGTTTATGGAGATTAATCAAGAGGTGTTTGAAGAGTGTCAGAATAATTATAGAGCGCAGCGTAAAGC TGAATCAGAACGTGCTATTGAGCGATACGACGAATGGCTGCGCCTTCGCGAGCAAGCGATCCAAAATTGGGAATCCACTCACCCGTCTTTACCCCTCCCCGAACGTTTACAAGAACCCCCACCACCCCGCCCTGAACCATACGAGGACGAACCGATGGTGGACGTTTCGGTGGAGATGACGGCCGATGGGTTCGATCCCGGTGAAAGTTTTACGTTGGATAGGTCGAttggggaggagatggtgcCTGTGGCAGATCCAGAGGTGGATAAAGTGCTTCCTATCAGT CCAACGTCGTCATCAACGCAAGTCCTGGGACAAGGACAGGCTCCTCCAAGTCCGACACCAAGtggcggtggaggaggtgggaTTGCATCGCAGTTGAAGAGAAAATCAGTGTTGCCGATTGATGCAGAGGTCATGCAGGATCTTCAG AATCACAAAAGTTTGGAAAATGAAGCAAACCCTGAACCTTAG
- a CDS encoding uncharacterized protein (genome sequence mistake), with amino-acid sequence MSSAILPYPQPPYPLSRPSTPRPTAPLSAPPTPLTPTHLLPVAMERARSTEGVAISAEKASNLAREPKPTKLKYEWEHVERPKAPESKHAIDDEEEQKMDVDEQQPEQSQDLVPDLGKPISTYEEERAQRENAMVQMDMHHEEARTPVIWGMPKWGCEAERREVAKGVRLLGMEELPQLVETHSLIDTPSSVMFPWLHGISDDGRKGQEMAQFFGYSPPFEPPPYRGLCLLFCPSHPLDKQHSRPRPQRDDTDVTTLPTSAPYKIPSRKDSSESESTSSESHNSSGATELTSPSLGNSLPSPSLSSLKPLPEADTQPTDSSKNSGNGTEVAMHPCFSKRVSPAAVAKGLDEDNHPLPCSSILNAAAKPEPQSPSLSSAVSSSGSDIDEVVGPHQNPSCILFNALHVHDIFDLSSTGDGTDKRPSFRAARLPDQINLRNLNIQQIKYATVSDIVLYSKTGLTQGLLHVAEQIAQAQGDLYCQRLQEIYNAKHTRGDGEGLSEPIRYGVWIVVESFNEIEKHYPDLVNIDSTGEDKHPYLQTDLFEREAKESREMTKASEVVEGFWVGNDCDVPGVMSERTGSFVHFDLCVKAFECSEMPTTSALSSAYRKLLDIDRRRREAGEESQSTSTFTWTASPATNALRNLLSPSSSSVTTETPSKRTVSPTPSDRQLRAKSSLMADHDYVSLECAGSSRTITGHTRNMVTMTDRVIELVYFLRKLVEGRDNGKKRKVLVHCQDGYTESSIIVLAYIMSSLSISLPEAFLHLQVNANRSFFLYPADKPLLRKVDARLAADRKAKAIKLLSATNAGSVSSHTDSDGKQNPSPRWRPWGMNFGVKREQGPSRTSAVGGKERAQSTVEVAREMLAEQENGAA; translated from the exons ATGTCGTCCGCCATTCTCCCCTATCCCCAGCCGCCGTACCCTTTGTCGCGGCCTTCCACTCCCCGTCCCACCGCTCCACTCTCAGCACCGCCTACACCCCTTACCCCCACGCATCTCCTTCCAGTTGCCATGGAGCGTGCCAGGAGTACTGAGGGTGTAGCAATTAGTGCAGAGAAGGCGTCAAATCTGGCCAGGGAACCAAAACCTACCAAATTGAAATATGAATGGGAGCATGTCGAAAGACCAAAGGCGCCCGAATCCAAACATGCtatcgatgatgaggaggagcaaaagatggatgttgatgagcaGCAGCCGGAACAATCACAAGACCTCGTGCCGGATCTTGGAAAACCTATCAGTACTTACGAGGAAGAACGCGCACAGCGGGAGAATGCTATGGTGCAGATGGACATGCATCATGAGGAAGCGCGGACCCCTGTTATATGGGGGATGCCAAAGTGGGGATGTGAGGCAGAAAGGCGAGAAGTTGCGAAAGGTGTGAGACTGctgggaatggaagag CTACCCCAGCTCGTTGAAACCCATTCATTGATTGATACACCAAGCTCTGTCATGTTTCCATGGCTGCATGGTATCAGCGATGATGGCCGTAAGGGGCAGGAGATGGCCCAGTTCTTCGG ATATTCTCCACCATTTGAACCTCCACCCTATCGGGGTCtctgtcttcttttttgtcCTTCTCACCCACTTGACAAGCAACATTCGCGCCCTCGGCCACAGCGCGACGACACAGATGTGACTACTCTTCCCACAAGCGCCCCATACAAAATACCCAGTCGCAAAGACTCCTCCGAGTCTGAGTCTACTTCTTCGGAGTCTCACAATTCTAGTGGTGCGACTGAACTAACGTCCCCAAGTCTTGGAAAttccttgccttcaccTAGTCTTTCCTCCTTAAAACCTCTTCCGGAAGCCGATACTCAACCAACGGATTCGTCGAAGAATAGCGGCAACGGTACTGAGGTCGCTATGCACCCCTGCTTTTCTAAACGTGTTTCACCCGCAGCCGTGGCAAAAGGCCTAGATGAGGACAaccaccctcttccctgTAGCAGCATACTGAACGCTGCAGCTAAACCTGAACCTCAAAGTCCGTCATTATCTTCGGCCGTCTCATCATCAGGTTCCGACATCGACGAAGTAGTTGGACCACATCAAAATCCCTCCTGTATCCTATTCAACGCATTACATGTACATGATATATTCGATCTTTCATCAACTGGCGATGGCACGGATAAACGACCCAGCTTCAGAGCTGCAAGACTTCCTGACCAGATCAATTTAAGGAATCTGAATATCCAGCAAATCAAGTATGCGACAGTGTCCGACATTGTGCTTTATTCCAAAACGGGCCTGACACAAGGGCTGCTTCATGTTGCCGAGCA AATTGCGCAAGCACAAGGGGACCTGTACTGCCAGCGATTACAAGAGATCTATAATGCGAAACATacaagaggagatggtgagggATTAAGTGAACCTATACGTTATGGAGTATGGATCGTCGTTG AATCATTTAATGAAATCGAGAAACATTATCCCGACCTTGTGAATATCGATTCCACAGGCGAAGACAAACATCCCTATCTTCAAACGGACTTATTTGAGAGGGAGGCAAAAGAAAGTAGGGAGATGACTAAGGCGTCAGAGGTCGTTGAAGGCTTTTGG gTTGGTAATGATTGTGACGTCCCAGGGGTAATGTCTGAAAGAACGGGGTCATTTGTTCACTTTGACCTATGTGTCAAAGCATTCGAATGTTCCGAAATGCCTACCACCTCAGCGCTCTCATCGGCGTACCGTAAACTACTAGACATCGACCGTAGGAGGCGGGAGGCTGGTGAAGAATCTCAGTCCACAAGCACCTTCACTTGGACAGCATCGCCGGCGACCAACGCCCTGCGAAATCTTCTTTCgccctcatcatcctcagtGACGACTGAAACACCTTCGAAACGTACGGTTTCACCGACACCTAGCGACCGGCAATTGCGAGCCAAGTCATCACTGATGGCTGATCACGATTACGTCTCTCTCGAGTGTGCAGGGAGCAGCAGAACTATCACAGGCCATACCCGTAATATGGTTACCATGACTGATCGTGTGATCGAACTAGTTTATTTTTTAAGGAAACTGGTGGAAGGGCGAGATAACGGCAAGAAGCGTAAAGTCCTCGTTCATTGCCAGGACGGGTACACGGAGTCGAGTATAATCGTTTTGGCGTACATCATGTCATCTTTATCCATTTCCTTACCGGAagctttccttcatcttcaggtCAACGCAAATAGGTCATTCTTTTTGTATCCTGCCGATAAGCCTCTTTTACGTAAAGTCGATGCTCGCCTAGCCGCAGATCGAAAGGCCAAGGCAATCAAGCTCCTCAGCGCTACCAATGCCGGGTCTGTTTCTTCGCATACCGACTCTGATGGAAAACAAAACCCAAGTCCACGGTGGAGGCCATGGGGTATGAATTTTGGAGTGAAGCGTGAACAGGGTCCAAGTAGAACATCGGCAGTaggtggaaaagaaagagctCAATCGACGGTAGAAGTTGCGCGGGAGATGTTGGCGGAGCAGGAGAATGGGGCAGCGTAG
- a CDS encoding metal iron transporter — MDRNLSPSMRSSSHPPEQSERKKRWWNDLTFGKCKKVFFRHLYFVGPGLVSSVAYIDPGNWATDLEAGANYGYKLLFVVLVASLAAVVLQLLSVRLGTATGISLPAQTRLLFLRLKARYPKYRIPLSIALWALYALAEIAIIATDLAELLGSAIALHLLFPKLPLFAGVLITAVDVLIVLVFFRSSSGRQGMLLFEIIIVSLVLAVFICFMVLLNLTGPVWKDVFLGLIPSKTLVKPGALYLGVGIIGATVMPHALFLGSFLAGVDRLNMIPQPPIMRKPRNVTMPSFNPFRRTRSVCSDSEQGDDANSGISPVLLQTPRPHSGSETAVLENDAAKDEIIPQDSILELTKEQKRFAIEQKEYERNVRMFDRIKWVDIHLFHSTIDTAFSLLSFALTINSSILTLAGAVYFYNERPPSDEADLFGAFDLIKSYIGHAAAIIFALALLCAGQSASITATLAGQVVSEGFINWKTSPLVRRLITRLLGVIPSAVVASAVGPSGLNTMLVASQVLLSIVLPTVVFPLVYLCSQHDIMTVQGPEVESMEMESVSNHASLSGPSALATTTPSLSPTTLGDDRMTLGIEGTTVRVEPDQAGDRPPRRSKSYVSPKWVTVLGYVLFVVIVLANVYVIVELGLGNG; from the exons ATGGACAGGAATCTCAGCCCCTCAATGCGGTCAAGCTCTCACCCACCTGAACAATCAGagcggaagaaaagatggtgGAATGATCTTACGTTCGGGAAGTGCAAGAAAGTATTTTTCAG GCATCTATATTTCGTCGGCCCTGGACTGGTATCTAGTGTGGCGTACATCGATCCAGGTAACTGGGCGACAGATTTAGAGGCTGGTGCAAATTACGGCTACAAGCTTTTGTTCGTTGTTTTGGTTGCTAGTCTCGCCGCAGTTG TTTTGCAGCTGTTGTCGGTCCGGCTGGGCACCGCTACCGGAATTTCTCTTCCGGCTCAAACCCGTCTTTTATTCCTTCGCCTCAAGGCTCGCTATCCTAAATATCGTATACCCTTAAGTATCGCCCTGTGGGCCTTATATGCCTTGGCAGAAATAGCCATTATTGCCACAGACTTGGCCGAGCTTCTGGGAAGCGCCATCGCCTTGCATCT TCTTTTCCCAAAACTTCCGCTGTTTGCTGGTGTCTTAATCACCGCAGTGGATGTTCTCATTGTCTTGGTTTTCTTCCGCTCATCATCCGGTAGACAAGGCATGTTGTTGTTTGAGATTATTATCGTTTCTTTG GTGTTGGCGGTGTTTATCTGCTTTATGGTGCTGTTGAATTTGACCGGTCCGGTATGGAAGGACGTTTTCTTAGGTCTTATTCCTTCCAAG ACCCTTGTCAAGCCTGGTGCGCTATACCTTGGTGTCGGTATCATAGGAG CTACTGTCATGCCACATGCGCTATTCCTGGGCTCCTTCTTAGCCGGTGTCGATCGCCTCAACATGATTCCTCAACCACCTATCATGCGAAAGCCTCGAAACGTTACCATGCCCTCATTCAACCCTTTCAGGCGTACTAGATCCGTTTGCTCAGATAGCGAACAGGGTGACGATGCTAATAGTGGTATCTCACCGGTCTTACTCCAAAcccctcgtcctcattcAGGATCTGAGACGGCTGTCTTGGAAAATGACGCTGCCAAGGACGAAATCATTCCGCAGGATAGCATTCTCGAACTTACCAAGGAGCAGAAACGCTTTGCAATTGAACAAAAGGAGTATGAACGAAATGTGCGGATGTTTGATAGGATTAAATGGGTCGATATTCACCTGTTTCATTCTACT ATTGATACTGCCTTTTCATTACTCAGTTTTGCTTTGACAATCAATTCGTCGATCCTGACCCTTGCAGGAGCTGTGTATTTCTACAATGAAAGGCCGCCGTCGGACGAAGCTGACCTTTTTGGCGCTTTCGATTTGATTAAGTCTTACATCGGTCATG CTGCGGCTATCATATTTGCTTTGGCCTTGTTATGC GCGGGTCAAAGTGCATCCATCACAGCCACCCTAGCTGGCCAAGTCGTTTCAGAGGGCTTCATCAACTGGAAAACATCTCCGCTCGTTCGTCGACTCATCACACGGCTTTTGGGTGTCATACCATCAGCAGTCGTAGCTTCAGCTGTGGGCCCTAGCGGATTAAACACAATGCTTGTAGCTTCGCAAGTTCTCCTCTCTATTGTCCTTCCCACGGTCGTATTCCCTCTTGTTTACCTCTGTTCTCAGCATGATATCATGACTGTCCAGGGACCGGAAGTGGAGTcgatggaaatggagagtGTCAGCAATCACGCATCACTTTCCGGTCCCTCTGCCTTGGCGACTACAACACCATCCTTATCACCTACTACTTTGGGAGATGACAGGATGACTCTTGGGATTGAGGGTACAACAGTCAGGGTGGAACCGGATCAAGCAGGAGACAGACCGCCCAGACGAAGCAAATCTTATGTATCGCCCAAGTGGGTGACTGTATTAGGATATGTTTTGTTTGTGGTGATCGTCTTGGCGAATGTTTATGTGATTGTGGAGCTAGGTCTTGGGAACGGATAA